Proteins from a single region of Flavobacterium sp. YJ01:
- a CDS encoding RagB/SusD family nutrient uptake outer membrane protein, giving the protein MKKYINLKSAIVLMSFMVGLQSCSLDEKNLTTVSLDKSYSERPGFEGLINSCYENLYFLHGKVDYIAPTEAGTDSWENVSTSGIGYAQYASQLNPDDGNIKVIWGTAYTTINLCNTAIYYSKDVNGYASPEELNAKLAEAYFLRAFSNFILVEQFGGVVLRTKSSIIEGADNAPVRSSEKEFYDLIIEDLKFACAHLPVQQTLQGRVAKKAAYGLLAKVYLQRTRLGEVSEYARLALETAEELINNAGKYNTALYLSDNTSSGFKKLWDGNNNKKNTEFLFTQGIDPGGLNPEGFNRGRTRQYYLPDLATRGAEWGAGATSILYGRANSRMLKPSKYLLTEVFSPVPSPADTRFAETFTFKFYAAANKTITQTMATAYKKDASVVGYTIKNTLAQALPTVNFYSQRIEEQINMNNDEGLAVFTPNWNIDPVVKSKMPALVADPSDIFEPGTNKYKDPAMYPNDPNLINMFPAMRKFSAALYCQSNQYWLGDIPIIRLGEVYLIAAEAAILNDNNQTKALGYVNTLRKRAAITSRESEMLVSSGQMNIDFILKERARELSGEHTRWIDLKRTGKLTKTYLDQTNPIAGTNFVDGKHIVRPIPRSFLDAISNSKEFGNNGY; this is encoded by the coding sequence ATGAAAAAGTATATAAATTTAAAATCAGCAATTGTCTTAATGTCTTTTATGGTTGGATTACAATCATGCAGCTTAGACGAAAAAAACCTGACCACTGTTTCTTTAGATAAGTCTTATAGTGAAAGGCCAGGATTTGAAGGATTAATTAATAGTTGTTACGAGAATCTTTATTTCCTTCACGGAAAAGTAGATTATATAGCGCCAACAGAAGCAGGAACAGACTCTTGGGAAAATGTAAGCACTAGCGGAATTGGTTATGCACAATACGCCAGTCAGTTAAATCCAGATGATGGAAATATAAAAGTGATCTGGGGAACGGCATATACTACAATAAATCTATGCAATACGGCAATTTATTATTCAAAAGACGTTAACGGTTATGCTTCTCCAGAAGAATTGAATGCTAAATTGGCTGAAGCGTATTTTCTAAGAGCTTTCAGTAATTTTATTTTAGTGGAGCAATTTGGAGGAGTTGTTTTAAGAACAAAATCGTCTATTATTGAAGGAGCAGATAACGCGCCAGTTCGCAGTTCTGAGAAAGAATTTTACGATCTAATTATAGAAGATTTAAAATTTGCTTGTGCACATCTGCCAGTTCAGCAGACTTTACAGGGACGAGTTGCAAAAAAAGCGGCTTATGGATTATTAGCGAAAGTTTATTTGCAAAGAACAAGATTAGGAGAGGTTTCTGAATACGCCCGACTAGCGTTAGAAACTGCTGAAGAATTAATTAACAATGCTGGAAAATACAATACGGCTTTGTATTTAAGTGATAACACAAGTTCAGGATTCAAGAAACTTTGGGATGGCAACAACAACAAGAAAAACACAGAATTTTTGTTTACGCAAGGAATTGATCCCGGGGGACTTAATCCGGAAGGTTTCAACCGAGGAAGAACAAGACAATATTATTTGCCAGATTTAGCAACCAGAGGAGCAGAATGGGGAGCCGGAGCAACGAGTATTCTCTATGGAAGAGCGAACAGCCGAATGCTGAAACCAAGTAAATATTTGTTGACAGAGGTCTTTTCGCCAGTGCCATCACCTGCAGATACTCGTTTTGCAGAAACCTTTACTTTTAAGTTTTATGCCGCAGCCAATAAAACAATTACACAAACAATGGCGACGGCTTACAAGAAAGATGCTTCTGTAGTGGGGTATACGATTAAAAATACTTTGGCTCAGGCACTTCCAACGGTTAATTTTTATTCTCAAAGAATCGAAGAGCAAATTAATATGAATAATGATGAAGGTTTGGCTGTATTTACTCCAAACTGGAATATTGATCCAGTTGTGAAAAGTAAAATGCCAGCACTTGTGGCAGATCCAAGTGATATCTTCGAACCCGGAACAAATAAATATAAAGATCCAGCGATGTATCCAAACGATCCAAATCTTATCAATATGTTTCCTGCCATGCGAAAATTTTCTGCCGCATTATATTGTCAAAGTAACCAATATTGGCTGGGAGATATTCCGATTATTCGTTTGGGTGAAGTTTATTTAATTGCAGCAGAAGCAGCTATTTTAAACGATAATAATCAAACGAAAGCTTTGGGTTATGTAAATACTTTAAGAAAAAGAGCAGCGATAACGTCTAGAGAAAGCGAAATGTTAGTATCAAGTGGACAGATGAATATCGATTTTATTTTAAAAGAAAGAGCAAGAGAATTATCTGGCGAACATACAAGATGGATTGACTTAAAACGTACTGGAAAATTAACGAAGACATATTTAGATCAGACAAATCCAATTGCGGGAACAAATTTTGTTGATGGTAAACATATAGTAAGACCAATTCCGAGATCATTTTTGGATGCCATTTCAAATTCTAAAGAATTTGGTAATAACGGATATTAG
- a CDS encoding TIGR00266 family protein: protein MQAHEIDYQIFGEEMQYVEIELDPQEIVIAEAGSFMMMENNIQMETIFGDGSQQQGSGLFGKLLNAGKRVLTGESLFMTAFLNQGNSKSKVSFASPYPGKILPIDLTEFQGKFICQKSSFLCAAKGVSVGIEFSQKLGRGLFGGEGFIMQKIEGDGMAFVHSGGTMAKKVLGHGEVLKVDTGCIIGFTKDVDYDIEFIGGIKNSIFGGEGLFYATLKGPGTVYIQSLPFSRLADRIIASAPRSGGNSRDEGSLLGGLGNLLDGDNRF from the coding sequence ATGCAAGCGCACGAAATAGATTATCAGATTTTTGGAGAAGAAATGCAGTATGTTGAAATAGAATTAGATCCACAAGAAATTGTAATTGCCGAAGCAGGCAGTTTTATGATGATGGAAAACAATATCCAAATGGAAACGATATTTGGAGACGGTTCTCAGCAACAAGGATCAGGTTTGTTTGGAAAACTTTTAAATGCGGGTAAAAGAGTTCTTACCGGAGAAAGTTTGTTTATGACCGCATTTTTAAACCAAGGCAACAGCAAAAGCAAAGTTTCATTTGCATCACCCTATCCTGGAAAAATCCTTCCAATTGATTTAACGGAATTTCAGGGTAAATTTATCTGTCAAAAAAGTTCCTTTTTATGTGCTGCGAAAGGTGTTTCTGTTGGAATTGAATTTTCTCAAAAACTCGGACGCGGTTTATTTGGCGGTGAAGGTTTCATTATGCAAAAAATTGAAGGAGACGGAATGGCATTTGTACATTCTGGAGGCACAATGGCTAAAAAAGTATTAGGTCATGGCGAAGTCTTAAAAGTAGATACAGGATGTATTATTGGTTTTACCAAAGATGTAGATTATGATATTGAATTTATTGGTGGCATCAAGAATTCTATTTTTGGTGGCGAAGGATTATTTTATGCTACTTTAAAAGGTCCAGGAACGGTTTACATTCAGTCACTTCCTTTCTCTAGATTGGCTGACCGTATTATTGCTTCTGCACCAAGATCTGGCGGAAACAGCCGTGACGAGGGAAGTCTTCTCGGCGGATTAGGAAATCTATTAGATGGAGATAATCGCTTTTAA